A single genomic interval of Hevea brasiliensis isolate MT/VB/25A 57/8 chromosome 4, ASM3005281v1, whole genome shotgun sequence harbors:
- the LOC110653747 gene encoding protein MANNAN SYNTHESIS-RELATED 2 codes for MGVDLRQVVAGILTLTMFVMLGNMIKRDHFDSVEEKFPGGAVDAEFDSGKVMEQGLVTFTKMGNGPWMEDGQQLKPCWTESNFDQVEQSKGFVTFSLTNGPEYHISQIADAVVVARYVGATLVIPDIRGNKPGDERKFEEVYDVEKFVKSLDGVIKVVKDLPDDISIRDFAVVKVPNRVTEDHIAELVEPIFRTKGNIRLATYFPSVNMRKTTLKSNTDSVACLAMFGTLELQPEVNEVVDSMIERLKTLSRKSDGRFIAVDLRVEILEKKSCHGSGAGGTKTCYDAKEIALFLRKVGFDKDTVIYLTQSRWDDSLDVLKDIFPKTYTKESIMPEDKKTKFLESEDSEFEKVIDFYICSQSNVFVPAISGLFYANVAGKRIASGKTQILVPADIPGSSASVTNHFSPYVSKKNHLAYSCVC; via the exons ATGGGGGTTGATTTGAGGCAAGTTGTTGCTGGTATACTCACTCTCACAATGTTCGTGATGCTTGGGAACATGATCAAGAGAGACCACTTTGATTCTGTTGAA gaaaaatttccgggAGGAGCTGTGGATGCTGAATTTGATAGTGGGAAGGTTATGGAGCAGGGCCTTGTAACATTTACAAAGATGGGTAATGGGCCTTGGATGGAGGATGGCCAACAGCTAAAACCGTGCTGGACAGAGTCAAATTTTG ATCAGGTAGAGCAGTCCAAAGGGTTTGTCACTTTCTCATTAACTAATGGGCCAGAATATCATATCTCGCAG ATTGCTGATGCAGTAGTGGTAGCAAGATATGTTGGAGCAACTCTTGTGATTCCTGACATTAGAGGAAACAAGCCAGGTGATGAGAG GAAGTTTGAAGAAGTATATGATGTTGAGAAATTTGTGAAAAGCCTGGATGGGGTAATCAAAGTGGTCAAGGATCTACCTGATGATATATCAATTCGAGATTTTGCTGTTGTCAAGGTCCCTAATCGTGTTACAGAAGATCACATTGCAGAATTAGTTGAACCAATCTTTAGAACGAAGGGGAACATAAGACTGGCTACTTACTTCCCCTCAGTAAATATGAGAAAGACCACACTAAAAAGTAACACTGATTCAGTTGCGTGTTTAGCAATGTTTGGAACTTTAGAGTTGCAGCCAGAGGTTAATGAAGTTGTTGACTCCATGATCGAGCGGTTAAAAACCCTGAGTCGCAAGTCTGATGGCCGGTTTATAGCTGTGGACTTGAGAGTTGAGATATTGGAAAAGAAGAGTTGCCATGGAAGTGGTGCTGGTGGAACAAAAACTTGTTATGATGCCAAGGAGATAGCCCTCTTTTTAAGAAAGGTTGGATTTGATAAGGATACGGTAATCTACTTAACTCAGTCAAGGTGGGATGACAGCCTTGATGTTTTGAAGGATATATTTCCAAAAACTTATACAAAG GAAAGCATCATGCCTGAAGATAAAAAGACAAAGTTCCTCGAATCAGAAGATTCAGAATTTGAAAAAGTTATTGACTTCTACATCTGTTCTCAAAGTAATGTCTTTGTACCAGCCATATCTGGCCTATTCTATGCCAATGTAGCAGGTAAGAGAATAGCTTCTGGCAAGACGCAAATACTTGTTCCAGCAGACATTCCAGGTTCCTCTGCGTCTGTCACCAATCATTTCTCCCCCTATGTCTCAAAGAAGAACCACTTGGCCTATTCATGTGTTTGCTAG